One part of the Drosophila teissieri strain GT53w chromosome 3R, Prin_Dtei_1.1, whole genome shotgun sequence genome encodes these proteins:
- the LOC122619550 gene encoding protein unc-79 homolog isoform X1: MTGSFKVQLINMGTRAAAFQAKLRALHEYHVRLLHNVLPAPSGVDIANNIKYFSQTLLTVLKDVRTSPHELIRDPLEDPTRMSAYPNLEYGNLYNALTMLIDVAPCIQYGQIVFGKALLQCLSCILPFLDKDLIDNLPYLVSSTISVLPPALHQCIINALCYYILPFTITRRSSDEQECQACQSVSSVIMMVLQYSNNPAHHCQLLECLMTLKHNVVKDILCVVAYGTAVSRTSAAKLLFYYWPAFNANLFDRKVLLSKLTNDLVPFTCQREHCPNSGNAEAAKVCYDHSISIAYAPDCPPPLYLCIECANEIHREHGSLEFGDILHPMQQVSMVCENKNCRSNEKSAFSICFSTECASFNGNHPIRYCSQCHSNRHNSRRGGDHVVHRSLQPAWQMDPEMQMHMVESVVSLLREAKPLNFEPGKESLSSESKKNGSGITADNISLEERQRLGRYGIWLLVGRCTPTADTPVEVLGRILSMLFHWFHVTAYSYDAAGQVESTIEKLKVDHVCNWLKDICRIHYNVFISCLLPHPPEYARVGGHWETLASRTSHLKEGLQRLICLVPYEVITSEIWDYVMPHWMEAITNDVAEKELNELKIVLSKILDPEMSPLGFDAKTMYNFVAIRFEKTTAKVQQQALHWLQILTKLEILIPLVQLFAMFGDGVRIMKYGIQHELMREKDAQSQSQSLAKAPKTPCKESKETKADMANPPRRSSISPVVEDDSGNTSAISDDEAPTNRHTEFSTDAEHNLTCCILMLDILLKQMELQDVEQHMGIHTSVCENVSRLIKCMVTAARVGLSSHVCALKVAECAYCEASIMWHQLATKLVQFMAPLNPVRPPDVPIEDIIEEEKSSRKSPPESDKEKTRDRDVSLSMAPLPIPLGPLGGFADIFKLDQFFSDDGKIIIMAGPVPVAVPQPEPHSVGGVLVHMPHVCSIMTATVETVSEQLDLASILPTDRAIARSITLSDADVGSANVSVTKASVMGENGANGGAACGGGENGSGSEDDEEEEDSDDFWHTSVGKFKFTLDTLPQPLQYIHQLLTEIPTIKKPEILYYVLQCLNTMALHGDALAKAAREQRGFFIWCQENLLIKNLWELCNAEHSHICQVGVPLLLHCITLPLGSDVFWRVVQEAFHDTDWRVRFTAVERVTVITRFMDSTPLRSEVGLQTALATAFCHLIASMDDVNVYVAQRATLYIGTIHDTAIRSLLFCLESQFDLFIVDRPVVLQSVYQLHNSLSDRKMLGWEFFLNRFDTLFVEAQINLEKCGDISYLRDLRNSDNGSEALSAKIQKAREALSQSDTSGGMAKTLSASFGTKWPYKRTMSAPASMAPRQDSKFVPEKEKIYSRQVSAPILKRKTSRFGLGQFLGSSSGGASGSSQSVNPAAAAASSSRPKPPPCPIHQPGHTAFPYHTHHHHPHAHHPYPHPHPHHHPHHHAGSSAYLASTATASTSAGLVSTHSQSHQYLVHCVPPSHHSPMPTLQEAETLLRSQAAADAAAASGSLGGSLGHPGQEAAAVGSGTAGGSTGNPNPHHSYHSHFQKHPSAPNLLPPPPAPSPSPSSLAFPMHCTCDAAPHPQPQVSGAAATGSAANPDGHIHSLGGLNDDNLIGLLSRITELEESDRETIHLLVFMLMQFMSRTDQAYPSEEKPMTKTQNIVLKHLFLLLGHNQIDKTFHTTPESLRVSAVFNAFLANLPQVLDQNHLIGGLIMPSVMQIILYAPNPTSTSGESYQNIVFNYSLWHLEQYPRRNWLFTLLVVLYKYSYTQPPLSGYVIAGIRLIMNSLRGHFHQCRRIPTTTILDIQGVGGAARSRDVSQPSLGTDPDDKEASPPASPMFPSEGTSAASKSKGNVAFTPKLQHAFRKYNDSSLDADETESELVAIPESDLSDSTLHGSSAPGSFDDTIHFEDVMPRNRRTLEYTEEKSTKSHKSMITTKVGDTYTTKIKATTTSETLVTTHTRHSLQEGVRMIVTPLVGAETTETAIVSPPVDVHRAVTVRNKSLENAAASTSKMFAAIATNHLKALGALQDMSPAVDRKAGSSSGSGSRSANGNGSGGSAPAAIQATSSTAASKPIGRHKTIVECSAGNSSSSADDSRQKKSQTKSLRRTDKNYGSPDSPLSKMSVMPNPRDEMDESMQSLPPPKSIAALEIPTPERLLPIGTQDTVATLVERVRDGLNLPDISHLKQDSLDVSESTKDDVTPSSRTNSPRRLIKQVALESPPNPNAQLPSQPSADLHTSILKNVQQDLKQNAPEGNGLTTSNSIKRPRQKLAPFNVDSNAIPDIRSRFAGSWPPPPFQPVDPDPDDDDEIGAEASNGHGTHSTPHAPRGSSRRVGDYTIVERCSDCGAHIEEYTDEEIGIFIVILGTFIHREPAMAAPFLPEILTMTSRICLSSTHAWQGENGPPLASSAQAVACQFFRCVLHQLAPNGIFLQVFQTQMKMKIRHHHFRSIAKALQDFQDLNSTSPIYMVCESLTSKKALPIDQLPVIFRNMAEYLNLQCVPTEAGVGLAVWSQAMQAMESLLRQVIVIMPSLTNAEYMLDIVAATLRLNCVPKTLLDPYSKIMAYCVQHTNLEYQTLYELCTLNIRSFSKDRDKNLLCRQMIFEFVQALKFKSNIPDHNLLTIIGFVLLDAGGTLPPGAAPGLPDAAPMMTTNSADCLRQYINDVIDFLADFHTLSKIKNFKNGQTSSGLGEDTLGGVLKGAVAQYLALEMSRGNSRDNKAVSRYLPWLNNAPSSLQQGPKEFTECVGHMRLLSWLLLGSLTHMALMQRRQETHSIPTPLPQQNSQGTGPTASVHYQHQGVTYSQPVPQEASCHIADHIQVIFAGFAEQSKTSVLHMSSLFHAFTLCQLWTVYLEQMAHNTNSNAEGSTLGVLFEFWAKVTPCILQLVSHAKPTVNKDQPQTPLDFQTQSANSKLSEMVNLHFLSLLEALKDTNSTVLGKLLPMWSPVLSSQTQLSDTLHVRLQNVRDYAPDYEEQQTYKSEALLKWLQRLQFKMGQIELQASTATQFYSI, encoded by the exons ATGACTGGCAGCTTCAAGGTGCAACTCATCAACATGGGCACTCGCGCTGCCGCCT TTCAGGCAAAACTGAGAGCCCTTCATGAATACCACGTTCGTCTACTGCACAACGTCTTGCCTGCGCCCTCTGGCGTCGATATTGCTAACAATATCAAATACTTTTCTCAAACTCTACTGA CTGTCCTTAAAGATGTGCGCACCTCGCCGCACGAGCTTATCCGCGATCCTCTCGAAGATCCCACTCGCATGTCTGCCTATCCCAACCTCGAGTATGGCAACCTCTACAATGCTCTTACAATGCTCATCGATGTGGCACCTTGCATCCAGTACGGCCAAATCG TCTTCGGAAAAGCTCTACTGCAGTGCCTAAGCTGCATCCTTCCCTTTCTGGACAAAGATCTTATCGATAATCTACCCTATCTTGTAAGCTCTACTATATCAGTACTACCACCAGCGTTGCACCAATGCATCATCAACGCTCTTTGCTACTATATCTTGCCTTTTACTATAA CTCGTCGTAGCTCCGACGAACAGGAATGTCAGGCCTGCCAGTCAGTGTCGTCGGTCATCATGATGGTGCTGCAGTACTCCAACAATCCAGCTCATCATTGCCAGCTCCTGGAGTGCCTGATGACCCTTAAACACAATGTGGTCAAGGACATCCTCTGCGTTGTGGCCTACGGAACCGCTGTTTCCCGAACCTCGGCTGCTAAGCTGCTATTTTACTACTGGCCAGCCTTCAACGCCAATCTATTCGATCGCAAAGTTCTGCTCTCCAAGCTAACCA ACGACCTAGTGCCCTTCACCTGCCAAAGGGAGCACTGTCCGAACTCCGGGAACGCGGAGGCAGCGAAGGTGTGCTACGACCACAGCATCAGCATCGCATACGCCCCCGACTGTCCGCCGCCCCTTTACCTGTGCATCGAGTGCGCCAACGAGATTCATCGGGAGCACGGGAGCCTGGAGTTCGGCGACATCCTGCATCCCATGCAGCAGGTGTCGATGGTCTGCGAAAACAAGAACTGCCGCTCCAACGAGAAGTCGGCCTTCTCCATCTGCTTCTCCACGGAGTGTGCCAGCTTCAATGGCAACCACCCGATCCGCTACTGCAGCCAGTGCCACAGCAATAGGCACAATTCCCGGCGAGGAGGCGATCACGTGGTCCATCGGAGTCTGCAGCCCGCCTGGCAGATGGATCCAGAGATGCAGATGCACATGGTGGAGTCGGTGGTGAGCCTTCTGCGAGAGGCGAAGCCGTTAAACTTTGAGCCGGGCAAGGAGTCCTTGTCGTCCGAGTCCAAGAAGAACGGCTCCGGCATTACAGCAGACAATATTTCTCTGGAGGAGCGTCAGAGACTGGGACGTTATGGTATCTGGCTACTGGTGGGTCGCTGTACTCCCACTGCAGATACTCCCGTGGAAGTTCTGGGCAGGATTCTGAGCATGCTCTTCCACTGGTTTCATGTAACCGCTTACTCTTATGATG CTGCCGGACAAGTGGAAAGTACCATTGAGAAGCTCAAAGTTGATCACGTGTGCAACTGGCTCAAGGACATCTGCCGTATCCACTACAACGTCTTCATCTCCTGCCTGCTGCCACATCCCCCGGAGTATGCCCGTGTTGGAGGCCATTGGGAGACCTTGGCATCGCGAACAAGTCACTTAAAGGAAGGTCTTCAGCGACTCATTTGCCTGGTGCCGTACGAGGTCATCACCTCCGAGATTTGGGACTATGTAATGCCGCACTGGATGGAGGCCATCACCAACGACGTGGCCGAGAAGGAACTGAACGAGCTGAAGATTGTGCTCAGCAAGATACTCGACCCGGAGATGTCTCCCCTGGGCTTTGATGCCAAAACCATGTACAACTTTGTGGCCATTCGATTCGAGAAGACAACGGCAaaggtgcagcagcaggcgctcCACTGGCTGCAGATCCTCACCAAGCTAGAGATCCTCATCCCACTGGTGCAGCTGTTCGCCATGTTCGGCGATGGCGTTCGCATAATGAAATACGGCATCCAGCATGAGCTGATGCGCGAGAAGGATGCCCAATCTCAATCTCAGTCCCTGGCCAAGGCTCCCAAGACCCCGTGCAAAGAGAGCAAGGAGACCAAGGCGGATATGGCCAATCCGCCTAGGCGTAGCTCTATTT CTCCTGTTGTCGAGGATGACTCTGGCAATACGTCTGCCATTTCCGACGACGAGGCTCCCACGAATCGTCACACGGAGTTCTCAACGGATGCAGAGCACAACCTCACCTGTTGCATCCTCATGCTGGACATCCTTCTGAAGCAAATGGAACTACAGGACGTGGAGCAGCACATGGGCATCCACACCAGTGTCTGCGAGAACGTCTCCAGACTTATCAAGTGCATGGTTACTGCAGCTCGAGTGGGCCTCAGTAGTCACGTCTGCGCCTTAAAG GTGGCAGAGTGTGCCTATTGCGAGGCTTCCATCATGTGGCATCAGCTAGCTACCAAGTTGGTCCAGTTCATGGCCCCCTTGAATCCAGTCCGGCCACCAGAT GTTCCCATCGAGGACATCATTGAAGAGGAAAAGTCCTCGCGGAAATCTCCACCCGAATCCGACAAGGAAAAGACCCGTGATCGAGATGTTTCCCTCTCGATGGCTCCCCTACCCATTCCCTTGGGGCCTCTAGGAGGATTTGCAG ATATCTTTAAGCTAGATCAATTCTTTTCAGACGAtggaaaaattattataatggcAG GTCCTGTGCCGGTGGCCGTGCCCCAACCAGAGCCGCACTCCGTGGGCGGAGTGCTCGTCCACATGCCCCACGTCTGTTCC ATCATGACGGCCACGGTAGAAACAGTTTCAGAGCAACTCGACCTGGCCTCCATCCTGCCCACAGACCGGGCCATAGCCCGCTCTATAACCCTTTCCGATGCGGACGTGGGCAGCGCCAATGTCAGCGTGACCAAGGCCTCGGTCATGGGTGAGAACGGTGCCAATGGCGGAGCGGCCTGTGGCGGCGGGGAGAACGGGAGCGGATCCGAggatgacgaggaggaggaggacagCGACGACTTCTGGCACACCTCTGTGGGAAAGTTCAAGTTCACCCTCGATACGCTGCCGCAGCCACTGCAGTACATCCATCAACTGCTCACG GAAATACCTACCATCAAGAAGCCTGAAATCCTGTACTACGTTCTGCAGTGCCTGAACACGATGGCTTTGCATGGCGATGCTTTGGCCAAGGCGGCGAGGGAGCAACGAGGCTTCTTCATCTGGTGCCAGGAGAACCTTCTGATCAAGAA CCTTTGGGAGCTATGCAACGCGGAGCACTCTCACATATGCCAGGTGGGcgtgccgctgctgctgcactgcatcaCGCTACCACTCGGATCGGATGTGTTTTGGCGTGTGGTGCAGGAGGCTTTCCACGACACGGACTGGCGCGTCCGCTTCACGGCAGTGGAGCGAGTTACCGTGATTACCCGCTTCATGGACTCCACTCCCCTGCGCTCCGAGGTGGGTCTTCAGACGGCCCTGGCCACCGCCTTTTGCCACCTGATCGCCAGCATGGACGACGTCAATGTGTACGTGGCGCAGCGGGCGACCCTCTACATTGGGACAATCCATGACACGGCAATTCGGTCGCTGCTCTTCTGCCTTGAGTCCCAGTTCGACCTCTTCATCGTGGACCGTCCAGTGGTGCTGCAGTCGGTCTACCAGTTGCACAACTCCCTGTCCGATCGCAAAATGCTCGGCTGGGAGTTTTTCCTGAATCGATTCGACACGCTCTTCGTGGAGGCACAGATCAATCTGGAGAAGTGCGGCGACATCTCATACCTGCGGGATCTGCGGAACTCGGACAACGGCAGCGAGGCCCTCTCGGCCAAGATTCAGAAGGCGAGGGAGGCTCTCAGCCAGTCGGACACCAGTGGGGGCATGGCCAAGACGCTTAGCGCTTCTTTCGGCACGAAGTGGCCCTATAAGCGAACCATGTCCGCTCCTGCCAGCATGGCTCCCAGACAGGACAGCAAGTTTG TTCCGGAGAAGGAGAAGATCTACAGCCGCCAGGTCTCAGCGCCCATTCTCAAGCGGAAGACCTCGCGCTTCGGACTGGGTCAGTTCCTGGGCAGTAGTAGTGGGGGGGCTTCTGGCAGTAGCCAGTCCGTGaacccagcagcagcggcagcgagcTCCTCGCGACCCAAGCCGCCGCCTTGTCCCATCCACCAGCCAGGCCACACGGCCTTTCCCTAtcacacccaccaccaccatccaCATGCCCACCACCCGTACCCTCACCCCCATCCACACCATCATCCGCATCATCATGCCGGTAGTAGTGCATACTTagcctccaccgccaccgcctccactTCGGCCGGTCTAGTCTCGACGCACAGCCAGAGCCACCAGTACCTGGTGCATTGTGTGCCCCCCAGTCACCACAGTCCGATGCCAACGCTGCAGGAGGCGGAAACACTGCTCCGGTCCCAGGCGGCCGCCGATGCCGCCGCAGCAAGTGGATCACTGGGTGGATCCCTTGGTCATCCGGGCCAGGAAGCAGCGGCGGTGGGATCGGGCACAGCCGGAGGCAGTACGGGAAACCCGAATCCCCATCACTCCTATCACTCCCACTTCCAAAAGCATCCGTCGGCTCCCAACCTGCTGCCCCCGCCGCCGGCCCCCAGTCCCAGCCCCTCGAGTCTGGCCTTCCCCATGCACTGCACCTGTGATGCCGCACCACATCCGCAACCTCAGGTCTCGGGTGCGGCGGCCACCGGCAGCGCGGCGAACCCAG ATGGTCATATCCACTCATTGGGGGGCTTGAACGACGACAATCTCATTGGACTACTTTCGAGAATCACGGAACTGGAGGAGTCAGATCGGGAAACCATTCATCTGCTGGTTTTTATGCTGATGCAGTTCATGTCCCGTACGGATCAGGCATATCCCTCAGAGGAGAAACCGATGACCAAGACCCAAAATATTGTACTCAAGCACCTGTTTCTACTGCTCGGTCACAACCAAATCGACAAGACCTTCCATACCACTCCGGAATCTCTAAG GGTTTCGGCCGTTTTCAATGCGTTCTTGGCCAATCTTCCGCAGGTTTTGGACCAGAACCACTTGATCGGGGGCCTCATCATGCCCTCGGTCATGCAAATCATTCTCTATGCGCCAAATCCAACAAGCACCTCGGGCGAATCCTACCAGAACATAGTCTTCAACTATTCCCTGTGGCACCTGGAGCAGTATCCGCGTCGCAACTGGCTCTTCACTTTGCTGGTGGTGCTCTACAAGTACTCGTACACTCAGCCTCCTCTTAGTGGATACGTCATCGCTGGGATCCGCTTGATCATGAACAGCTTGCGGGGCCACTTCCACCAATGCCGGCGCATTCCGACCACCACCATTCTGGACATTCAAGGCGTAGGCGGCGCTGCTCGATCCCGCGACGTCAGCCAGCCCTCGCTTGGCACGGATCCGGACGACAAAGAGGCCAGTCCGCCGGCCAGCCCAATGTTTCCCTCGGAGGGAACTAGTGCCGCCTCCAAGAGCAAGGGTAATGTGGCCTTCACTCCGAAATTGCAGCACGCGTTCCGGAAGTACAACGACTCCAGCCTAGATGCAGATGAAACGGAATCGGAGCTGGTGGCCATTCCGGAGAGCGATCTCTCTGACAGCACTTTACACGGTAGCAGTGCCCCG GGATCCTTTGATGATACCATACATTTTGAGGATGTCATGCCACGCAACCGTCGAACCCTTGAATACACCGAAGAG AAATCCACAAAATCCCACAAGTCCATGATCACCACCAAGGTCGGCGATACGTACACTACCAAAATCAAGGCCACCACTACCAGTGAGACTTTGGTGACCACACACACCAGGCACAGTTTGCAGGAGGGTGTTCGCATGATCGTCACCCCCTTGGTGGGCGCGGAAACCACGGAGACGGCGATTGTTAGTCCTCCAGTAGATGTCCATCGTGCTGTGACCGTGCGCAACAAGTCCCTGGAGAATGCAGCCGCCTCCACATCGAAGATGTTCGCCGCCATAGCTACGAATCACCTAAAGGCACTGGGCGCTTTGCAGGATATGTCTCCGGCAGTGGACAGAAAAGCCGGAtccagcagcggcagtggaAGTCGATCGGCCAACGGAAACGGTAGTGGAGGAAGTGCCCCAGCTGCTATCCAGGCAACTTCCTCGACAGCTGCTAGCAAGCCCATTGGAAGGCATAAGACGATTGTGGAGTGCAGTGCCGGGAACTCGAGCTCCTCGGCCGATGATTCGCGCCAAAAGAAGTCGCAAACTAAATCTCTGAGACGCACGGATAAGAACTACGGCTCGCCGGACTCACCACTGTCCAAGATGAGCGTGATGCCGAATCCAAGAGATGAAATGGATGAGAGTATGCAGAGCTTGCCGCCGCCCAAGAGCATTGCTGCCTTGGAGATTCCCACTCCGGAGCGTCTCCTGCCCATCGGAACCCAGGACACGGTGGCCACCCTAGTGGAGCGGGTGAGAGATGGCCTCAACCTGCCGGACATCAGTCATCTCAAGCAGGACAGCCTCGATGTGTCGGAGAGCACCAAGGATGACGTAACACCGAGCAGTAGGACAAACTCTCCCCGGCGGCTCATAAAGCAGGTGGCTCTGGAATCTCCTCCGAATCCAAATGCTCAGCTTCCATCGCAACCCTCAGCCGATTTGCACACCTCTATTCTCAAGAATGTGCAGCAGGACCTGAAACAAAATGCCCCCGAAGGAAATGGGCTCACCACCAGCAATAGTATCAAGCGTCCTCGTCAAAAACTGGCTCCCTTCAATGTGGACAGCAATGCTATTCCGGATATTCGATCTCGGTTTGCTGGTTcctggccaccgcctcctttTCAGCCCGtggatcccgatcccgatgatgatgatgagatCGGGGCAGAGGCCTCCAATGGGCATGGAACCCACTCAACCCCTCATGCTCCTCGTGGG AGCTCTCGACGTGTTGGAGATTACACCATCGTGGAACGCTGCTCCGACTGCGGCGCCCACATTGAGGAATACACGGATGAGGAGATTGGCATCTTCATTGTAATCCTAGGGACCTTTATTCATCGAGAACCCGCCATGGCAGCACCTTTCCTGCCCGAGATTCTTACCATGACTTCGCG GATCTGCCTAAGTAGCACCCATGCCTGGCAAGGCGAGAATGGCCCACCTTTGGCCAGCAGTGCCCAGGCGGTGGCCTGTCAGTTCTTCCGCTGCGTGCTTCACCAGCTGGCACCTAATGGAATCTTCTTGCAAGTATTCCAAACCCAAATGAAAA TGAAAATCCGCCACCACCATTTTCGCAGTATTGCCAAAGCGCTGCAGGATTTCCAGGACTTGAACTCCACCAGTCCCATCTACATGGTGTGCGAGTCACTGACGTCCAAGAAGGCATTACCCATTGACCAGCTACCGGTGATTTTCCGCAACATGGCCGAGTATTTGAATCTCCAGTGCGTCCCCACGGAAGCGGGCGTGGGCTTAGCCGTTTGGTCACAGGCCATGCAGGCCATGGAGTCGCTCCTTCGCCAAGTAATCGTCATCATGCCCAGTCTGACCAATGCGGAGTACATGCTGGACATCGTGGCGGCAACCTTGAGGCTCAACTGTGTGCCAAAAACGCTGCTTGATCCGTACTCCAAGATCATGGCCTATTGTGTCCAGCATACAAATCTGGAATACCAAACGCTATACGAGCTTTGTACTCTGAACATTAGATCATTTAGCAAGGATCGGGACAAGAACTTGCTGTGTCGTCAAATGATCTTTGAGTTCGTCCAGGCTCTGAAGTTTAAATCGAATATTCCGGACCACAATCTACTCACCATTATTGGTTTTGTGCTCCTTGATGCTGGCGGCACTCTGCCGCCAGGTGCTGCTCCTGGTTTGCCTGACGCGGCTCCTATGATGACCACCAATTCTGCTGATTGTTTGAGACAGTATATCAACGATGTTATTGATTTTCTGGCCGATTTCCACACCCTTAGCAAGATTAAG AACTTTAAGAACGGCCAGACGAGCAGTGGACTGGGTGAAGACACTTTGGGCGGAGTCCTCAAGGGAGCAGTGGCCCAATATTTGGCTCTGGAAATGTCGCGTGGTAATTCAAGGGACAACAAAGCAGTTTCTCGCTACCTTCCCTGGTTAAACAATGCACCATCGTCCCTTCAGCAAGG ACCCAAGGAGTTCACTGAGTGCGTGGGTCACATGCGCCTGCTGTCTTGGTTGCTACTTGGCTCCCTCACTCACATGGCTCTGATGCAGCGGCGTCAGGAGACGCATAGCATTCCTACGCCCTTGCCGCAGCAGAATAGTCAGGGAACCGGTCCTACAGCCAGTGTACATTATCAGCATCAAGGAGTAACCTATTCGCAACCGGTGCCACAGGAAGCCTCTTGCCACATAGCCGATCACATTCAGGTGATCTTTGCCGGATTTGCGGAGCAGTCCAAGACCTCCGTGCTGCATATGTCCTCGCTATTCCATGCGTTCACTCTCTGTCAGCTATGGACGGTATACTTGGAGCAGATGGCCCACAACACCAATAGTAACGCGGAGGGCAGCACGTTGGGCGTTCTTTTTGAGTTCTGGGCGAAGGTAACGCCCTGCATCTTGCAATTGGTGTCCCACGCCAAGCCAACAGTCAATAAGGATCAACCGCAGACCCCCCTAGACTTCCAGACGCAGAGCGCTAACTCCAAGCTGTCCGAGATGGTCAACCTGCACTTCCTTAGTCTGTTGGAGGCGTTGAAGGACACCAATTCCACAGTGCTGGGCAAACTGCTGCCAATGTGGAGCCCCGTTCTCTCCTCACAGACTCAACTCTCGGACACGTTGCACGTCCGATTGCAGAACGTAAGGGACTATGCGCCCGACTACGAGGAGCAGCAAACGTACAAGTCGGAGGCTCTGCTCAAATGGCTGCAGCGCTTGCAGTTCAAGATGGGCCAAATCGAGTTACAAGCATCCACGGCCACGCAGTTCTATTCAATCTAA